A stretch of DNA from Patescibacteria group bacterium:
CTCTTGCTGTATATCTCGGGCACGCCTCTTTGTCCTGGACTTCAATTTTTATAAAATCGCTTGTTTTCAGTTTTTTATCTTCCTCTAACTTGTATTTTCGCTGTCCGATTTTAAGACCCAGTAATGCTGCGCATTCTTTTGCGATTCCAAGATAACTCAAACAATCATGCCCCCTATTCGGTAAAACATCAATATCTAAAATATAATCCCTGGCTAATTTTTCTATTGCCTTGACTTCTAAACTATGCCTGGTTAATAAATCAGCCAATTTTTCCGGCTTGGGCAGTTTAGGCAAATATTCTCTTAGCCAGTTATAGGATATTTTCATGCATTATTTTTTTCTAATTCTTCTTGGGTAAGTGCTGTATTTAATGCTTTTTTTACCTCATCATCAATCCATTGAATAAATCTTTCATTTGAATCCTTTGTTTTTTTGTCTTTCATTTTTTCCATCTCTATCTTAATTGCTTCTATTTTGTTCATGGCAGAATTTAAGGAATCGCTATCGCCATTTTTGTACAAATAAAAAACTTCCTGACATTCCTTAATTAATTTGTCCGGGTTAATATGCTCCCATGCTCTCGGATGAAGCTTGTCCTCTTCCATTGCTTTCATTTCTTTCTCCTTGAAAGCCGTTAATGAATTATCGTTTTCCTCCTTAATTATCGGGAATTTTTCTTTGTTTTTCATTTTTTTGTCCGCCATCCGACGGTAATTAAAATTGATTAAGAAATTTCAAATCATTAGAATATAATAATCTAATGTCATTGATTTTATATTTTAACATCGCAATTCTGTCTATGCCTATACCAAAGGCAAACCCCTGCCATTCTCCAGGCACGTAACTGGCTGCCTTAAAAACATTGGGATGCACCATACCTGCGCCCATTATTTCCATCCATTTGCCGGAAGCATCCTTCATCTCCGCTTCAAAACCCGGTTCAACAAACGGGAAATAACTTGGCTTGATTCTTATTTCAATATCATTGCCGAATAATTTTTTCAAAAATTGTTCAATCACGGCTTTGAAATTAGCAATATTGATGCAACGGTCAACCATTAATCCTTCCAACTGATAAAAGGTATGCGAATGCGAAGCATCTGTTGCCTCGTAGCGGAAACACCTGCCAGGCACAATAATCCTGAACGGCGGATTATTCTTCTCCATAAATCTTACCTGCATGGGCGAAGTATGAGTTCTGAGTAATAGTTCGGGTTTTGTCTTCAGCCAAAATGTGTCCCACGCATCCCGGGCAGGATGATTTTTGGGTATATTTAAAGCGTCAAAATTATAATATTCGGTTTCAATATCAAATCCTTCCAAAATCTTGAATCCCATGGACTGGAAAATTTCCTCAATCTTTCTTAAGATATGCGTAATAGGATGCAAGTGGCCACGGGCTATTTTTTTGCCTGGCGCAGTAATATCAAACGGGCTTTGTCCCGCGGAGCGGATTACACCTTGAATAGAATTTTTTTTGTTTTTAAATGCTGTTTCCAAATCTTGCCTTAATTGGTTTGCTTCTGGGCCGATTTTTTTTCTTTGTTTTATACTTAAATCTTTCAGGGACCTCAAAACATTTGAAACTTCTCCTTTTCTGGATAAATATTTATTCTGGAAATTATCCAAATCAACCGAGGTTTTCGCCTTGGTTAATTCTTCCATTGCTCTGATTTTTAATTCTTTGATATCCATTTTAATTCGATATAATTAACAACAAAATAATTATACAAAGCGCCAAGAAAATTATCAGCCAATAAGGAATTTTTGCAATTAATCTGGTCAAACTGAAAATCCCCAATAACAGACAAAACAACACGAGATAAAATATTATCAAGGTAAAAATACTGGCTTCAAACGGATTAACTGAATATAGAATAATAACAAATATCGCCAAAAATGCAAACAGCCAAATCAGATTCAATCCAATAAAATACCTCTTTTTTATGGGCTTTAAATACATATAACTTACCGAGTTTAACTTGGTCCTATACTATAATTTTAGCACAAAATAAAAGGTAATACAAATAAAAAATCCCCTCGCCTCCAAGCAGAAAGGATTTTATATTCTCGCCAAATTCTACGGAGGACAGTCCTCCGTAGATTAATTATTCAAAATCTTCTTTTTGTAAATTTGATTGTCTCAATATTGACTTAAATGTTCCGATTGGGATTTCCCTCGAATGCATTGGTACTATAACAATTAAAGCGTTTTGCTTAATAACTTTTTTATATTTTTTATGGCTTCCTTTTTGCGACAAATAAATAAATCCTCGTTTTTCGAGGATCTTAATAATATAACGAGGGTTCAAAAATTTAGGCATATTTCAATTCTTGAATATTAATTGAGGGTTGTTCAATTTTTATTATTTCTAATTTAGAAATATCTTCCAAATACAATTCTAGCGCTTCTTCAAGGTTTCTTAAAGCCTCTTTTTTTGTTTTTCCAAAACTAGAAACATCAATATTAAGACATTGAGAAACATAATATTTTCCTTCTTTCCATACGATATTTGTAAATTTTCTATTTTTCATACAATTTTATTGTATATATTAAAAATTGCTCTGTCAAACTTTTTTAAAAATAATCGTATCATTTTTATGCCCTAATCGTATCATAAATGATACAAAAACGCAAGCTTCTAATGGCAATCATTCTCAAATATCATTCTCTTATAAACCAACCTGGTGGTTTCAACATCTTTCTTGCAATATTCCAAGATTTCCTTAATTTTCCCTTTTTTATAATAATCATAAACCTGCGAACCGTCTATATTATTTTTCGGGCTGGAAATGCCCATTGCCAATGCGATATATTCCAACCCCGCATTTTCATTGCTAATATTCCATTTACTCCATTCTCTCATCGTGTCAAAAATTGGATTATTTCTATATCTCGCAAAACTTAAATCTTTCGTTGGTTTAACATTGTTTACGATCGACCTTTGATAAATAAATCTTAAATCGAAGTCCATTACATTATGCCCAATAAACAAATCCGCATTTTTAGCCAATTCCCAAAAATCTTCAAGAATTTTCTTTTCATCGTCTTTCTCGTATAGAATATCAATTGGATTATCATTTATCGCATAACCAATACATAAAATCCTGCCAAACGCGCCATCAAAAGAAGTTTTTAAAAGCATACTTTCAAAATCTTCAAATTTCTTTTTTTGAGCCTCTTTTTTGACATTAATGAATCTTAAAACCTCATGATGTTCTTTATGAGCCGGTATTGTCTCAATATCTAAAAATATTTTTTCTCCCATATTTTTAATTTTTATTTTTATCCTTTAGCCCCTTTTTCCATTTTATCTAGCCGAGTGTAATAATCGGGAATTTCTTTAAGATGCGCCAAAGCAATTTTTCCGGTCATTAATTCATCGTCATTGGTAACATTGGTCTCTGCATCGCAAAGCCCATGCTCCAATTCCACGCCCAACCCCATTCTGAATTGCTCCAAATCGCATTTATCCCAATCAACGCCAATCCCATCCCCCACCCTTTTCGCTTCTTCGGTTGTGAATTCTTTTTTCTTTCTAAAGTCAGGAATATCGCTAAACAAACAATCGGCTATAGCCATGTTTAAATCAAGCTTAATGTCCTG
This window harbors:
- a CDS encoding type II toxin-antitoxin system HicA family toxin produces the protein MPKFLNPRYIIKILEKRGFIYLSQKGSHKKYKKVIKQNALIVIVPMHSREIPIGTFKSILRQSNLQKEDFE
- a CDS encoding ribonuclease H-like domain-containing protein encodes the protein MGEKIFLDIETIPAHKEHHEVLRFINVKKEAQKKKFEDFESMLLKTSFDGAFGRILCIGYAINDNPIDILYEKDDEKKILEDFWELAKNADLFIGHNVMDFDLRFIYQRSIVNNVKPTKDLSFARYRNNPIFDTMREWSKWNISNENAGLEYIALAMGISSPKNNIDGSQVYDYYKKGKIKEILEYCKKDVETTRLVYKRMIFENDCH
- a CDS encoding type II toxin-antitoxin system HicB family antitoxin; this translates as MKNRKFTNIVWKEGKYYVSQCLNIDVSSFGKTKKEALRNLEEALELYLEDISKLEIIKIEQPSINIQELKYA
- the pheS gene encoding phenylalanine--tRNA ligase subunit alpha, which gives rise to MDIKELKIRAMEELTKAKTSVDLDNFQNKYLSRKGEVSNVLRSLKDLSIKQRKKIGPEANQLRQDLETAFKNKKNSIQGVIRSAGQSPFDITAPGKKIARGHLHPITHILRKIEEIFQSMGFKILEGFDIETEYYNFDALNIPKNHPARDAWDTFWLKTKPELLLRTHTSPMQVRFMEKNNPPFRIIVPGRCFRYEATDASHSHTFYQLEGLMVDRCINIANFKAVIEQFLKKLFGNDIEIRIKPSYFPFVEPGFEAEMKDASGKWMEIMGAGMVHPNVFKAASYVPGEWQGFAFGIGIDRIAMLKYKINDIRLLYSNDLKFLNQF